A single genomic interval of Antechinus flavipes isolate AdamAnt ecotype Samford, QLD, Australia chromosome 1, AdamAnt_v2, whole genome shotgun sequence harbors:
- the RHBDL1 gene encoding rhomboid-related protein 1 isoform X6 encodes MDRSSLLQLIQEQQLDPDNTGFIGVETFTGLVHSHELPLDPAKLDMLVALAQSNDQGQICYQELVDLISSKRSSSFKRAITNGQRALPRDGLLDEPGLGFYKRFVRYVAYEILPCEMDRRWYFYQHRTCPPPVFMATVTLTQIIVFLCYGARLNKWVLQTYHPEYMKSPLVYHPGHRARAWRFLTYMFMHVGLEQLGFNALLQLMIGVPLEMVHGVLRIGFLYLAGVLAGSLTVSITDMRAPVVGGSGGVYALCSAHLANVVMNWAGMRCPYKLLRMVLALVCMSSEVGRAVWLRFSPPLPASGPQPSFMAHLAGAVVGISMGLTILRSYEENLQDQCGWWVVLLSYATFLLFAIFWNIFAYDLLGAQVLPPP; translated from the exons ATGGACAGGAGCTCCCTGCTGCAGCTCATCCAGGAGCAG CAGCTGGACCCTGACAATACTGGCTTCATCGGCGTCGAGACCTTCACTGGCCTGGTGCACAGCCATGAGCTGCCACTGGACCCTGCCAAACTGGACATGCTGGTGGCATTGGCCCAGAGCAACGACCAAGGACAGATCTGCTACCAGGAGTTGGTAGATCTG ATCAGCAGCAAAAGATCCAGTAGCTTCAAGCGGGCCATCACCAATGGGCAGCGTGCCCTTCCTCGGGATGGGCTACTGGATGAGCCAGGCCTTGGTTTCTATAAACGCTTTGTGCGCTATGTGGCCTATGAGATCCTACCGTGTGAGATGGACCGCCGATGGTACTTCTACCAGCACCGAACCTGCCCACCCCCAGTCTTCATGGCTACTGTCACACTCACACAG ATCATCGTGTTCTTGTGTTATGGGGCTCGACTGAACAAGTGGGTGCTGCAGACTTATCACCCCGAGTACATGAAGAGTCCTTTGGTGTACCACCCTGGCCACCGTGCCCGCGCTTGGCGATTTCTCACCTACATGTTCATGCATGTCGG GTTGGAGCAGCTGGGCTTCAATGCTCTCCTGCAGCTCATGATCGGCGTGCCCCTGGAGATGGTGCACGGGGTGCTTCGGATAGGGTTCCTTTACTTGGCGGGCGTGCTGGCAG GTTCTTTGACCGTCTCCATCACGGATATGCGGGCCCCCGTAGTAGGGGGCTCAGGGGGCGTCTACGCCCTCTGTTCTGCCCATCTGGCCAACGTTGTCATG AACTGGGCTGGGATGCGCTGCCCCTACAAACTGCTGAGGATGGTGCTGGCGCTGGTGTGCA TGAGCTCAGAGGTGGGCAGAGCTGTTTGGCTCCGTTTCTCCCCGCCCCTGCCTGCCTCAGGCCCTCAGCCCAGCTTCATGGCCCATCTGGCGGGCGCCGTCGTGGGCATCAGCATGGGCCTGACCATCCTTCGAAGCTATGAGGAGAACCTGCAGGACCAGTGTGGCTGGTGGGTGGTATTGCTCTCCTATGCCACCTTCCTCCTTTTTGCCATCTTCTGGAACATCTTCGCCTACGACCTTCTCGGGGCACAGGTCCTGCCTCCCCCTTAG
- the RHBDL1 gene encoding rhomboid-related protein 1 isoform X2, producing the protein MDRSSLLQLIQEQQLDPDNTGFIGVETFTGLVHSHELPLDPAKLDMLVALAQSNDQGQICYQELVDLISSKRSSSFKRAITNGQRALPRDGLLDEPGLGFYKRFVRYVAYEILPCEMDRRWYFYQHRTCPPPVFMATVTLTQIIVFLCYGARLNKWVLQTYHPEYMKSPLVYHPGHRARAWRFLTYMFMHVGLEQLGFNALLQLMIGVPLEMVHGVLRIGFLYLAGVLAGEAFAEVLREPGLLGQPSPNLSFPPTGSLTVSITDMRAPVVGGSGGVYALCSAHLANVVMNWAGMRCPYKLLRMVLALVCMSSEVGRAVWLRFSPPLPASGPQPSFMAHLAGAVVGISMGLTILRSYEENLQDQCGWWVVLLSYATFLLFAIFWNIFAYDLLGAQVLPPP; encoded by the exons ATGGACAGGAGCTCCCTGCTGCAGCTCATCCAGGAGCAG CAGCTGGACCCTGACAATACTGGCTTCATCGGCGTCGAGACCTTCACTGGCCTGGTGCACAGCCATGAGCTGCCACTGGACCCTGCCAAACTGGACATGCTGGTGGCATTGGCCCAGAGCAACGACCAAGGACAGATCTGCTACCAGGAGTTGGTAGATCTG ATCAGCAGCAAAAGATCCAGTAGCTTCAAGCGGGCCATCACCAATGGGCAGCGTGCCCTTCCTCGGGATGGGCTACTGGATGAGCCAGGCCTTGGTTTCTATAAACGCTTTGTGCGCTATGTGGCCTATGAGATCCTACCGTGTGAGATGGACCGCCGATGGTACTTCTACCAGCACCGAACCTGCCCACCCCCAGTCTTCATGGCTACTGTCACACTCACACAG ATCATCGTGTTCTTGTGTTATGGGGCTCGACTGAACAAGTGGGTGCTGCAGACTTATCACCCCGAGTACATGAAGAGTCCTTTGGTGTACCACCCTGGCCACCGTGCCCGCGCTTGGCGATTTCTCACCTACATGTTCATGCATGTCGG GTTGGAGCAGCTGGGCTTCAATGCTCTCCTGCAGCTCATGATCGGCGTGCCCCTGGAGATGGTGCACGGGGTGCTTCGGATAGGGTTCCTTTACTTGGCGGGCGTGCTGGCAGGTGAGGCGTTTGCTGAGGTGCTCAGAGAGCCCGGCTTATTGGGACAGCCCTCTCCaaacctttcctttcctcccacaGGTTCTTTGACCGTCTCCATCACGGATATGCGGGCCCCCGTAGTAGGGGGCTCAGGGGGCGTCTACGCCCTCTGTTCTGCCCATCTGGCCAACGTTGTCATG AACTGGGCTGGGATGCGCTGCCCCTACAAACTGCTGAGGATGGTGCTGGCGCTGGTGTGCA TGAGCTCAGAGGTGGGCAGAGCTGTTTGGCTCCGTTTCTCCCCGCCCCTGCCTGCCTCAGGCCCTCAGCCCAGCTTCATGGCCCATCTGGCGGGCGCCGTCGTGGGCATCAGCATGGGCCTGACCATCCTTCGAAGCTATGAGGAGAACCTGCAGGACCAGTGTGGCTGGTGGGTGGTATTGCTCTCCTATGCCACCTTCCTCCTTTTTGCCATCTTCTGGAACATCTTCGCCTACGACCTTCTCGGGGCACAGGTCCTGCCTCCCCCTTAG
- the RHBDL1 gene encoding rhomboid-related protein 1 isoform X7 has product MDRSSLLQLIQEQLDPDNTGFIGVETFTGLVHSHELPLDPAKLDMLVALAQSNDQGQICYQELVDLISSKRSSSFKRAITNGQRALPRDGLLDEPGLGFYKRFVRYVAYEILPCEMDRRWYFYQHRTCPPPVFMATVTLTQIIVFLCYGARLNKWVLQTYHPEYMKSPLVYHPGHRARAWRFLTYMFMHVGLEQLGFNALLQLMIGVPLEMVHGVLRIGFLYLAGVLAGSLTVSITDMRAPVVGGSGGVYALCSAHLANVVMNWAGMRCPYKLLRMVLALVCMSSEVGRAVWLRFSPPLPASGPQPSFMAHLAGAVVGISMGLTILRSYEENLQDQCGWWVVLLSYATFLLFAIFWNIFAYDLLGAQVLPPP; this is encoded by the exons ATGGACAGGAGCTCCCTGCTGCAGCTCATCCAGGAGCAG CTGGACCCTGACAATACTGGCTTCATCGGCGTCGAGACCTTCACTGGCCTGGTGCACAGCCATGAGCTGCCACTGGACCCTGCCAAACTGGACATGCTGGTGGCATTGGCCCAGAGCAACGACCAAGGACAGATCTGCTACCAGGAGTTGGTAGATCTG ATCAGCAGCAAAAGATCCAGTAGCTTCAAGCGGGCCATCACCAATGGGCAGCGTGCCCTTCCTCGGGATGGGCTACTGGATGAGCCAGGCCTTGGTTTCTATAAACGCTTTGTGCGCTATGTGGCCTATGAGATCCTACCGTGTGAGATGGACCGCCGATGGTACTTCTACCAGCACCGAACCTGCCCACCCCCAGTCTTCATGGCTACTGTCACACTCACACAG ATCATCGTGTTCTTGTGTTATGGGGCTCGACTGAACAAGTGGGTGCTGCAGACTTATCACCCCGAGTACATGAAGAGTCCTTTGGTGTACCACCCTGGCCACCGTGCCCGCGCTTGGCGATTTCTCACCTACATGTTCATGCATGTCGG GTTGGAGCAGCTGGGCTTCAATGCTCTCCTGCAGCTCATGATCGGCGTGCCCCTGGAGATGGTGCACGGGGTGCTTCGGATAGGGTTCCTTTACTTGGCGGGCGTGCTGGCAG GTTCTTTGACCGTCTCCATCACGGATATGCGGGCCCCCGTAGTAGGGGGCTCAGGGGGCGTCTACGCCCTCTGTTCTGCCCATCTGGCCAACGTTGTCATG AACTGGGCTGGGATGCGCTGCCCCTACAAACTGCTGAGGATGGTGCTGGCGCTGGTGTGCA TGAGCTCAGAGGTGGGCAGAGCTGTTTGGCTCCGTTTCTCCCCGCCCCTGCCTGCCTCAGGCCCTCAGCCCAGCTTCATGGCCCATCTGGCGGGCGCCGTCGTGGGCATCAGCATGGGCCTGACCATCCTTCGAAGCTATGAGGAGAACCTGCAGGACCAGTGTGGCTGGTGGGTGGTATTGCTCTCCTATGCCACCTTCCTCCTTTTTGCCATCTTCTGGAACATCTTCGCCTACGACCTTCTCGGGGCACAGGTCCTGCCTCCCCCTTAG
- the RHBDL1 gene encoding rhomboid-related protein 1 isoform X3, translating to MDRSSLLQLIQEQLDPDNTGFIGVETFTGLVHSHELPLDPAKLDMLVALAQSNDQGQICYQELVDLISSKRSSSFKRAITNGQRALPRDGLLDEPGLGFYKRFVRYVAYEILPCEMDRRWYFYQHRTCPPPVFMATVTLTQIIVFLCYGARLNKWVLQTYHPEYMKSPLVYHPGHRARAWRFLTYMFMHVGLEQLGFNALLQLMIGVPLEMVHGVLRIGFLYLAGVLAGEAFAEVLREPGLLGQPSPNLSFPPTGSLTVSITDMRAPVVGGSGGVYALCSAHLANVVMNWAGMRCPYKLLRMVLALVCMSSEVGRAVWLRFSPPLPASGPQPSFMAHLAGAVVGISMGLTILRSYEENLQDQCGWWVVLLSYATFLLFAIFWNIFAYDLLGAQVLPPP from the exons ATGGACAGGAGCTCCCTGCTGCAGCTCATCCAGGAGCAG CTGGACCCTGACAATACTGGCTTCATCGGCGTCGAGACCTTCACTGGCCTGGTGCACAGCCATGAGCTGCCACTGGACCCTGCCAAACTGGACATGCTGGTGGCATTGGCCCAGAGCAACGACCAAGGACAGATCTGCTACCAGGAGTTGGTAGATCTG ATCAGCAGCAAAAGATCCAGTAGCTTCAAGCGGGCCATCACCAATGGGCAGCGTGCCCTTCCTCGGGATGGGCTACTGGATGAGCCAGGCCTTGGTTTCTATAAACGCTTTGTGCGCTATGTGGCCTATGAGATCCTACCGTGTGAGATGGACCGCCGATGGTACTTCTACCAGCACCGAACCTGCCCACCCCCAGTCTTCATGGCTACTGTCACACTCACACAG ATCATCGTGTTCTTGTGTTATGGGGCTCGACTGAACAAGTGGGTGCTGCAGACTTATCACCCCGAGTACATGAAGAGTCCTTTGGTGTACCACCCTGGCCACCGTGCCCGCGCTTGGCGATTTCTCACCTACATGTTCATGCATGTCGG GTTGGAGCAGCTGGGCTTCAATGCTCTCCTGCAGCTCATGATCGGCGTGCCCCTGGAGATGGTGCACGGGGTGCTTCGGATAGGGTTCCTTTACTTGGCGGGCGTGCTGGCAGGTGAGGCGTTTGCTGAGGTGCTCAGAGAGCCCGGCTTATTGGGACAGCCCTCTCCaaacctttcctttcctcccacaGGTTCTTTGACCGTCTCCATCACGGATATGCGGGCCCCCGTAGTAGGGGGCTCAGGGGGCGTCTACGCCCTCTGTTCTGCCCATCTGGCCAACGTTGTCATG AACTGGGCTGGGATGCGCTGCCCCTACAAACTGCTGAGGATGGTGCTGGCGCTGGTGTGCA TGAGCTCAGAGGTGGGCAGAGCTGTTTGGCTCCGTTTCTCCCCGCCCCTGCCTGCCTCAGGCCCTCAGCCCAGCTTCATGGCCCATCTGGCGGGCGCCGTCGTGGGCATCAGCATGGGCCTGACCATCCTTCGAAGCTATGAGGAGAACCTGCAGGACCAGTGTGGCTGGTGGGTGGTATTGCTCTCCTATGCCACCTTCCTCCTTTTTGCCATCTTCTGGAACATCTTCGCCTACGACCTTCTCGGGGCACAGGTCCTGCCTCCCCCTTAG
- the RHBDL1 gene encoding rhomboid-related protein 1 isoform X5 encodes MLGRIGYVWKMLVLTLFWASSFPALCPLSYLQQLDPDNTGFIGVETFTGLVHSHELPLDPAKLDMLVALAQSNDQGQICYQELVDLISSKRSSSFKRAITNGQRALPRDGLLDEPGLGFYKRFVRYVAYEILPCEMDRRWYFYQHRTCPPPVFMATVTLTQIIVFLCYGARLNKWVLQTYHPEYMKSPLVYHPGHRARAWRFLTYMFMHVGLEQLGFNALLQLMIGVPLEMVHGVLRIGFLYLAGVLAGEAFAEVLREPGLLGQPSPNLSFPPTGSLTVSITDMRAPVVGGSGGVYALCSAHLANVVMNWAGMRCPYKLLRMVLALVCSEYWLTHWCVCGGWAEFGSGQCFPWPEEAPVPSQVLSMVHRVSLSPTCTAKGGTVNG; translated from the exons ATGTTGGGTAGGATAGGGTATGTCTGGAAAATGCTGGTCTTGACCTTGTTTTGGGCCTCATCCTTTCCTGCTCTCTGCCCCCTTTCCTATCTTCAGCAGCTGGACCCTGACAATACTGGCTTCATCGGCGTCGAGACCTTCACTGGCCTGGTGCACAGCCATGAGCTGCCACTGGACCCTGCCAAACTGGACATGCTGGTGGCATTGGCCCAGAGCAACGACCAAGGACAGATCTGCTACCAGGAGTTGGTAGATCTG ATCAGCAGCAAAAGATCCAGTAGCTTCAAGCGGGCCATCACCAATGGGCAGCGTGCCCTTCCTCGGGATGGGCTACTGGATGAGCCAGGCCTTGGTTTCTATAAACGCTTTGTGCGCTATGTGGCCTATGAGATCCTACCGTGTGAGATGGACCGCCGATGGTACTTCTACCAGCACCGAACCTGCCCACCCCCAGTCTTCATGGCTACTGTCACACTCACACAG ATCATCGTGTTCTTGTGTTATGGGGCTCGACTGAACAAGTGGGTGCTGCAGACTTATCACCCCGAGTACATGAAGAGTCCTTTGGTGTACCACCCTGGCCACCGTGCCCGCGCTTGGCGATTTCTCACCTACATGTTCATGCATGTCGG GTTGGAGCAGCTGGGCTTCAATGCTCTCCTGCAGCTCATGATCGGCGTGCCCCTGGAGATGGTGCACGGGGTGCTTCGGATAGGGTTCCTTTACTTGGCGGGCGTGCTGGCAGGTGAGGCGTTTGCTGAGGTGCTCAGAGAGCCCGGCTTATTGGGACAGCCCTCTCCaaacctttcctttcctcccacaGGTTCTTTGACCGTCTCCATCACGGATATGCGGGCCCCCGTAGTAGGGGGCTCAGGGGGCGTCTACGCCCTCTGTTCTGCCCATCTGGCCAACGTTGTCATG AACTGGGCTGGGATGCGCTGCCCCTACAAACTGCTGAGGATGGTGCTGGCGCTGGTGTGCAGTGAGTATTGGCTAACCcattggtgtgtgtgtggggggtgggcTGAATTTGGGTCAGGACAATGTTTCCCCTGGCCTGAGGAAGCCCCCGTCCCATCACAGGTTCTGAGCATGGTACACAGGGTTTCTCTATCCCCCACCTGCACCGCTAAAGGAGGAACAGTGAATGGCTAG
- the RHBDL1 gene encoding rhomboid-related protein 1 isoform X4, whose product MLGRIGYVWKMLVLTLFWASSFPALCPLSYLQQLDPDNTGFIGVETFTGLVHSHELPLDPAKLDMLVALAQSNDQGQICYQELVDLISSKRSSSFKRAITNGQRALPRDGLLDEPGLGFYKRFVRYVAYEILPCEMDRRWYFYQHRTCPPPVFMATVTLTQIIVFLCYGARLNKWVLQTYHPEYMKSPLVYHPGHRARAWRFLTYMFMHVGLEQLGFNALLQLMIGVPLEMVHGVLRIGFLYLAGVLAGSLTVSITDMRAPVVGGSGGVYALCSAHLANVVMNWAGMRCPYKLLRMVLALVCMSSEVGRAVWLRFSPPLPASGPQPSFMAHLAGAVVGISMGLTILRSYEENLQDQCGWWVVLLSYATFLLFAIFWNIFAYDLLGAQVLPPP is encoded by the exons ATGTTGGGTAGGATAGGGTATGTCTGGAAAATGCTGGTCTTGACCTTGTTTTGGGCCTCATCCTTTCCTGCTCTCTGCCCCCTTTCCTATCTTCAGCAGCTGGACCCTGACAATACTGGCTTCATCGGCGTCGAGACCTTCACTGGCCTGGTGCACAGCCATGAGCTGCCACTGGACCCTGCCAAACTGGACATGCTGGTGGCATTGGCCCAGAGCAACGACCAAGGACAGATCTGCTACCAGGAGTTGGTAGATCTG ATCAGCAGCAAAAGATCCAGTAGCTTCAAGCGGGCCATCACCAATGGGCAGCGTGCCCTTCCTCGGGATGGGCTACTGGATGAGCCAGGCCTTGGTTTCTATAAACGCTTTGTGCGCTATGTGGCCTATGAGATCCTACCGTGTGAGATGGACCGCCGATGGTACTTCTACCAGCACCGAACCTGCCCACCCCCAGTCTTCATGGCTACTGTCACACTCACACAG ATCATCGTGTTCTTGTGTTATGGGGCTCGACTGAACAAGTGGGTGCTGCAGACTTATCACCCCGAGTACATGAAGAGTCCTTTGGTGTACCACCCTGGCCACCGTGCCCGCGCTTGGCGATTTCTCACCTACATGTTCATGCATGTCGG GTTGGAGCAGCTGGGCTTCAATGCTCTCCTGCAGCTCATGATCGGCGTGCCCCTGGAGATGGTGCACGGGGTGCTTCGGATAGGGTTCCTTTACTTGGCGGGCGTGCTGGCAG GTTCTTTGACCGTCTCCATCACGGATATGCGGGCCCCCGTAGTAGGGGGCTCAGGGGGCGTCTACGCCCTCTGTTCTGCCCATCTGGCCAACGTTGTCATG AACTGGGCTGGGATGCGCTGCCCCTACAAACTGCTGAGGATGGTGCTGGCGCTGGTGTGCA TGAGCTCAGAGGTGGGCAGAGCTGTTTGGCTCCGTTTCTCCCCGCCCCTGCCTGCCTCAGGCCCTCAGCCCAGCTTCATGGCCCATCTGGCGGGCGCCGTCGTGGGCATCAGCATGGGCCTGACCATCCTTCGAAGCTATGAGGAGAACCTGCAGGACCAGTGTGGCTGGTGGGTGGTATTGCTCTCCTATGCCACCTTCCTCCTTTTTGCCATCTTCTGGAACATCTTCGCCTACGACCTTCTCGGGGCACAGGTCCTGCCTCCCCCTTAG
- the RHBDL1 gene encoding rhomboid-related protein 1 isoform X1 translates to MLGRIGYVWKMLVLTLFWASSFPALCPLSYLQQLDPDNTGFIGVETFTGLVHSHELPLDPAKLDMLVALAQSNDQGQICYQELVDLISSKRSSSFKRAITNGQRALPRDGLLDEPGLGFYKRFVRYVAYEILPCEMDRRWYFYQHRTCPPPVFMATVTLTQIIVFLCYGARLNKWVLQTYHPEYMKSPLVYHPGHRARAWRFLTYMFMHVGLEQLGFNALLQLMIGVPLEMVHGVLRIGFLYLAGVLAGEAFAEVLREPGLLGQPSPNLSFPPTGSLTVSITDMRAPVVGGSGGVYALCSAHLANVVMNWAGMRCPYKLLRMVLALVCMSSEVGRAVWLRFSPPLPASGPQPSFMAHLAGAVVGISMGLTILRSYEENLQDQCGWWVVLLSYATFLLFAIFWNIFAYDLLGAQVLPPP, encoded by the exons ATGTTGGGTAGGATAGGGTATGTCTGGAAAATGCTGGTCTTGACCTTGTTTTGGGCCTCATCCTTTCCTGCTCTCTGCCCCCTTTCCTATCTTCAGCAGCTGGACCCTGACAATACTGGCTTCATCGGCGTCGAGACCTTCACTGGCCTGGTGCACAGCCATGAGCTGCCACTGGACCCTGCCAAACTGGACATGCTGGTGGCATTGGCCCAGAGCAACGACCAAGGACAGATCTGCTACCAGGAGTTGGTAGATCTG ATCAGCAGCAAAAGATCCAGTAGCTTCAAGCGGGCCATCACCAATGGGCAGCGTGCCCTTCCTCGGGATGGGCTACTGGATGAGCCAGGCCTTGGTTTCTATAAACGCTTTGTGCGCTATGTGGCCTATGAGATCCTACCGTGTGAGATGGACCGCCGATGGTACTTCTACCAGCACCGAACCTGCCCACCCCCAGTCTTCATGGCTACTGTCACACTCACACAG ATCATCGTGTTCTTGTGTTATGGGGCTCGACTGAACAAGTGGGTGCTGCAGACTTATCACCCCGAGTACATGAAGAGTCCTTTGGTGTACCACCCTGGCCACCGTGCCCGCGCTTGGCGATTTCTCACCTACATGTTCATGCATGTCGG GTTGGAGCAGCTGGGCTTCAATGCTCTCCTGCAGCTCATGATCGGCGTGCCCCTGGAGATGGTGCACGGGGTGCTTCGGATAGGGTTCCTTTACTTGGCGGGCGTGCTGGCAGGTGAGGCGTTTGCTGAGGTGCTCAGAGAGCCCGGCTTATTGGGACAGCCCTCTCCaaacctttcctttcctcccacaGGTTCTTTGACCGTCTCCATCACGGATATGCGGGCCCCCGTAGTAGGGGGCTCAGGGGGCGTCTACGCCCTCTGTTCTGCCCATCTGGCCAACGTTGTCATG AACTGGGCTGGGATGCGCTGCCCCTACAAACTGCTGAGGATGGTGCTGGCGCTGGTGTGCA TGAGCTCAGAGGTGGGCAGAGCTGTTTGGCTCCGTTTCTCCCCGCCCCTGCCTGCCTCAGGCCCTCAGCCCAGCTTCATGGCCCATCTGGCGGGCGCCGTCGTGGGCATCAGCATGGGCCTGACCATCCTTCGAAGCTATGAGGAGAACCTGCAGGACCAGTGTGGCTGGTGGGTGGTATTGCTCTCCTATGCCACCTTCCTCCTTTTTGCCATCTTCTGGAACATCTTCGCCTACGACCTTCTCGGGGCACAGGTCCTGCCTCCCCCTTAG
- the LOC127543129 gene encoding uncharacterized protein LOC127543129 has protein sequence MGLSGGLYDCDDPQCWTAVLGCYKDVVRAREGKTRKLVALDEWYQEELPVSIRERKDKYLTRDELVKLMEWKLTRGKFRPRLQNLVATNPEELVKQCTAAAFSLLPNVEAAITELSQLKAVGPATASAILTAGAPETTAFMADEAVAAIPGLPMLQYTLKHYVLYLDKIRACAQRLNQVDASSEWTPHQIEMCLWTWTVAQKLCPTVLPSFLWEAPKAREDAEDVRPSKKRKASIH, from the exons ATGGGCCTGAGCGGGGGTCTTTATGACTGTGACGACCCCCAGTGCTGGACGGCCGTGCTGGGCTGCTACAAGGACGTGGTCAGAGCCAGAGAGGGCAAGACCCGCAAGCTTGTCGCTTTGGATGAATG GTATCAGGAGGAGCTACCAGTTTctataagagagagaaaggacaaaTACCTCACAAGAGATGAATTGGTGAAGCTGATGGAATGGAAGCTGACG AGGGGCAAATTCAGACCACGACTCCAGAATTTGGTGGCCACTAACCCAGAGGAGTTGGTAAAGCAATGTACAGCAGCAGCCTTCTCTCTCCTACCTAATGTGGAAGCTGCCATCACAGAGCTGAGCCAGCTTAAAGCCGTGGGACCAGCTACTGCCTCtg CAATTCTGACAGCAGGTGCCCCAGAGACAACAGCATTCATGGCAGATGAGGCAGTGGCTGCTATCCCTGGCCTACCTATGCTCCAGTATACTCTCAAACACTATGTCCTGTATTTGGACAAGATCCGGGCCTGTGCTCAGAGGCTGAACCAAG TTGATGCCTCCTCAGAATGGACTCCTCATCAAATAGAAATGTGCCTCTGGACTTGGACTGTGGCTCAGAAACTGTGTCCCACAGTCTTGCCCTCTTTTTTGTGGGAAGCCCCCAAAGCCAGAGAAGATGCTGAAGATGTTAGACCGTCCAAGAAACGAAAAGCTAGCATTCACTGA
- the STUB1 gene encoding E3 ubiquitin-protein ligase CHIP — protein sequence MKGKEEKEGGGGGGSGARLGSGGGGAASPEKSPSAQELKEQGNRLFVGRKYPEAAACYSKAITRNPLVAVYYTNRALCYLKMQQHDKALADCKHALELDGQSVKAHFFLGQCQLEMENYDEAIANLQRAYNLAKEQRLNFGDDIPSALRIAKKKRWNSIEERRIHQENELHAYLTKLIMAERERELEECQRSQEEENGDESRNRAQQASIEAKHDKYLADMDELFSQVDEKRKKRDIPDYLCGKISFELMREPCITPSGITYDRKDIEEHLQRVGHFDPVTRSPLTQEQLIPNLAMKEVIDAFISENGWVEDY from the exons atgaagggaaaagaagagaaggagggcgggggcggcggcggcagcggggCCCGCCTAGGCTCGGGGGGCGGCGGCGCGGCCAGCCCGGAGAAGAGCCCCAGCGCCCAGGAGTTGAAAGAACAGGGGAACCGGCTTTTCGTGGGCCGCAAGTACCCGGAGGCCGCGGCCTGTTACAGCAAAGCCATC ACCCGAAATCCCCTTGTGGCTGTTTATTACACCAACCGGGCACTGTGCTATCTGAAGATGCAGCAGCACGACAAGGCTCTGGCCGACTGCAAGCATGCCCTAGAGCTGGACGGCCAGTCAGTGAAGGCCCACTTCTTCCTGGGCCAGTGCCAGCTGGAGATGGAGAACTATGATGAGGCCATTGCCAACCTGCAGAGAG CCTACAATCTTGCCAAGGAGCAGCGGCTGAACTTTGGGGACGACATCCCAAGTGCACTGCGCATTGCCAAGAAGAAGCGTTGGAACAGCATTGAGGAACGGCGTATTCACCAGGAGAATGAACTTCATGCCTACCTCACCAAGCTCATCATGGCAGAGAGAGAGCG GGAGCTGGAGGAGTGTCAGCGGAgtcaagaggaagaaaatggagatgaAAGCCGGAACCGTGCCCAGCAGGCCAGCATTGAAGCCAAACAC GATAAGTATCTGGCAGACATGGATGAGCTTTTCTCCCAGGTGGATGAGAAGAGAAAG AAGCGAGACATCCCAGACTATCTGTGTGGGAAGATCAGTTTTGAGCTGATGAGGGAGCCGTGCATCACTCCTAGTGGCATCACGTATGACCGGAAAGATATTGAGGAACATCTGCAG cGAGTGGGCCACTTTGACCCTGTGACCAGAAGTCCCCTAACCCAGGAGCAGCTCATCCCCAACCTGGCTATGAAGGAAGTGATTGATGCCTTCATTTCTGAGAATGGCTGGGTAGAAGATTACTGA